In the Thunnus albacares chromosome 10, fThuAlb1.1, whole genome shotgun sequence genome, tttttgttttgtttttttatatagaGGTCAACTTGCTCTTTCCTCATAATTCATGAGCAACTTCTCACTGAGGTGTCAAAGGtgcaatatgttgttttttctgttgaaacTGACCACAGCCATCACTGTCTCGTGTACACCACTGGTTCATCTTTtgtaacttattttttttttgataattgtGTGATTTGACTTGCTGTAGCTTGATTTCCTCTAGAGGGCAGTGGGCTCTGAACACAATGAATATGTTGCATATTGCAGCCACCTCCTTTGAGTGATAGATATTACTGAATGCTTTTTGTCTTTCGCTAGAGTTttactgtgctttttttttttcctctcccgGTAAAGGTGCTGATATTACTCACACCACACAACACTTGTCTAATGTGATAGTAATGAAATGACACCACAAACTTccaatttatatttttatatcctTTTGTACCAATCTGTAGTCTTGCTTTATGTGACACCGATAAAAGGGATTCTTTTATCATGATGTGCCACGGgagaataaacacacatgtgAACTGAGTTTTcgactgtgtcagtgtgtttcttcttctcaggAAGCATGACTGAAGTGCCTGCAGCTCTTGGGAGAAATGATGGGCTCCACTGCATCTCTACTGTTGATTCAGAAGGATGATGTATGCAGATGAATGATGTAACAGAGATAAGATCAGCTGGTTTTATGCACAATTCTCCAGCTGTGACCTCATGCTCTCAATGCATTAACACTGTATAGCACACAACCAAACTAAAGTACGCTTTGTATCTGAGGTCATATCAAAAGCAAATAATTTAATCTTTCATTCCCACACTGGTAACCATGGGTGGAATAATACATCCATAAGAAGAAATACTTCTCTGAATACAGACAAAGTTACagtttctcctctgctccttaACTCCGCCTCCACAGCTCAGTCAGagctttctgtgttttcttgacATTCTGATATATAGAAAACTATTCAGCGATGgtgttctcacacacacacaacacattatacTCCTATATAATGCTTGCAAATTGACCATCCTTCTTGTGCTGGACACAGCACAGTGGACTAGGAAAATGATTGAGCCGTAGCTCTGTTCTCTCAAACACAAGAGTTTATTTAATCATGAAATTAAGAAGTTTTTGTCGATGTTTAAGCTTCAAGCCCTGAAACATATAATCATGTACAAATGCCTAATCATATCAGCTCACAGATCGTTAATTAGCATTAAGCTAAATAAGGAAAGACTTGAAAATAGAGCTGCACAACGTTCCTCCAAATGAGACTgatcaaaatgtaattaattcagCATACAGATTAAAGAGCAATCAGTATTTTGGCTCatgctgtttacatgatttgtgttgggtttttttttaactgaacatttggtaaaaatgtgtgtttagatCTTGAGATTGTGTTTAGTGAGGATGTACTTCGGGATTTAAAGAGCTAAGTTGTCCATCTGTAAAGGCcggtgagagagaggggggcaGTGCAGCAGTCAGAGCCGTCAGTTTGGTAACGGATCATTCTCACAGTCTCCTGTAAGCTTTTGTATGTTGGTCTAAAGAAGTTGCTGGCTGACTGAAATGTGCTCTCAAGAAAGAATTTGGGAAAAGGCTGAGGTGGGGTGCACACAGAGCTGCTCACATTGTGTTTATGGTGGATGTTTCTGTGCTTTAAGgttacagtacatttaattAACAGTAATGCAGGAATCAGGGAACTCATATCAACATTAAAAGATGTTAGTTTACCAATGCAAGAAGCCAGTGGGCTATcaaagattttcttttcatgtacagtatacttAAACATCATTTTCTTGCATCCACTTGCTACATGACGTGTTCCTGTGATGCTTCAAAGCTGCACTATTAGTTGAGGTGACACTCCCTTTCAATATATTGTTAATTGTACACACTAAAATAATCTGTAATGatgtaaaataatgtattttagtGTAAATCTTTCTTCTCACCAGATAAACTTAGATGTAGATGGGATCAGAGGAAGACATTAGACATTTGTGTTGCTGTGAAAAACTCAACCTATGCAGACCCGGCCTTcctaaaacacataaacaagtAAACAGTGTCTATTTGTGGTGAAATGACAGCATTGTGTCAGTTTTCAAGGGAAGTCATTGATGTGGAAATTAAGTGGCATCcaaataatatcaataataaaaataaattctgtctTGTTTAATTTTGGTTGATGTCTGTGGTAAAAAAAGGCCATTAAAGTGGTTTTTAACACACAATATGACcacacacagtaaacagtaTCTGTGGTAGTTGTTCGGATGATGTTTCCTTTATTCGCAGTTAAATACATGatcatgttttatctttatcatcatgacatttatttattttatcatccATTCCCCTCTCAGTGAtccaaaagtaaaaacaggCCTTTGAAAAAAGTCACAACATACAATGAGAGTCCAGTCTGTGTCATTTTACACATGACAGAAAAGTGACTTGTAACGTGTGATGTTACACTCATTATACAGTCCAACTCCATGACAGAAACCTTGTGATGTGATACCATATGCAGGATTTTTGTCATACAGCAGCAGATTCTTTGATGAGCATGTTTTCCATTTATCTCTTTTCATGGTGAAATGTGGCATGTCAAATGTCCAGGAGGAGTGGGTGAATGTCAGCGAGACTGTCTGATGTCCAGATGGGTAACAGAGGGAGCAGGGTGTTGGAGTTTCACAAGAacacataataataaacttCTACTCATTAAATTTGTAACGTTGTTTCTCTCATAAAGAGTCAAAAACGCTAAactttgtaatattttgtaagATTAGTAACATCTGTATCCCAAAATGCTGATAGGACAGATGATTGATTATCATCAACATTACTGAATAATTACAGCTTTACAGACGTGAGTTTTGTTGTCATATGCTGCAAAATTAGTCACACAATGAAACAGTAATTCTCtagatctttttttaaaattgttgctTCCTCTtgcaaaaagcagaaaaacatgaCTTTATGCAGTGAACTACATTAACCTAGATTCCTTTAAAGGAGCTCTTGTGTTTCATTGAAGAATGAGGGCGCCTCTTAGTGGTCAATGCAGGGAAATGCAGGGGCAGAGCAGAAATGCACAGTGATAAcatgaaaaagacatttgacaACTGTGAATATAGGTGAAAGGGACACTTTTCCTTCACTTCAGTGTTAACAACAGGTTTGGTGTCCAAAAAGCAGGTAAGAGGAAGTTAAGTGGATGTTTCTGAAGCCCGTGTTGCTTTGTCATTTCAAACGGAAGTTGTGTATCTTTTTTATAATGAAATCATGGTGACTGCttcactttttcttctctttttttgctgCACTTTGCTCTTTAAATTAGGCAACTGGCAACAGTGACAACCGTCCAGTTCAaccagtttcagggtcctggtattgtgcatgtcATGGGTCACTGGGACACAACAGAGCCATTGTTTACATTATTAGTAACAACTGTGCTTCTCCTATTATGAAAATcgaaatgtctgctgtgaaaaaggcctgttaacattttacaatataCTGGAGTCTTTGCAATTCAAAACAACACCAAAAACctacaacattaaaaagtaGCTGTTGAAAAAGTTGAATGAACACCTTTTAACAACAATATGTTTCACAGAGGTAGTTTTTTGGATTGTTATAGTTTACGCAGGTGTTGACGATATTGTGTTTATGAAGCCAGAATCCCCTCAGGCACACTAGACGTTAATCAAATATCTATTTAAATATATTCTACCACCTTGGCTAAGCCGAGGCTTGGCCCTGCTCAGATGTTGTGCCTGCAGCACTTCCTTTTTGCTTAGTAATGCTGACAAAAGACCGACATCCCCAGCAGACATTTGGTTTAATTTAgtgcatttgcattttaaagaATAAGACAAAGCAGAAATATGAAGTGAGAGACAAACAAGATATGCATAAAATAATTGACTCATAGAGAGGCCTCCTCTGAGTTCAAGTAGATAcaataaagtaaaagaaaacaagtctAAACACTCCAGTAAAAACCGACTGATTCATAACCAATGGGAATGACTGACTTCACTTTGTTTCCTCCCTGGGTCAATGCAGTGAAAAAGGCCTGAGGTGGCTGAGTCATGTCTGTCAACACCTTCTTCCTTGTCGGTGTGAATGAAAGCAATTGGTGGCTACTGATCATCCCTGACAATCAATCAAGCTTATAATGGAGCTGTGAGACCTTCCAGTCTTTCACTGCAGCATTTGGTCTTCTAACGGCAGACTGCGTCATTGTAACGGGTACACAGGCAGGACTGTTGGTGTCATGACAGCAGGAGACGTGAGCAGGTTTttatagaagaagaggaaataaaaaccaCAGATGGTAGTCGATCTGGCACGATGTGTCAGACTGTCTGATGTAGTTACACACTGTGGGGGATTTTCAGGGAATGTGTGGAGATAAccaaaagtttgtttttgatgttttagaAGCTAATTCTACTTGTTTGTAGATCACTTTGTACTGTGAGTTTAAGATTTCTTTCAATTTTGTTGTAAAATCCAAAGTGATAGCATAGTGTGACAAAGTAATGGTGGGACAAGTTGCCACGAGGCcacagttagttagttaataTATAACCCTGCAGAGATGGAAGTAAAATTTTAATATGAGCAAGAGACACAATTCAAATAAGTGAAACGGGGCATAGTGAAAAGCGAGATACTGTTGTATAGTGGGTGAGGATAAAACCAAAGTTAGTTCATGATTTGGAATCATGCTACTGCCATGGCACCTCTTTGTTTGGTCTACAAATCATAAGACACACAagatatacaaacaaacactgtgtcCATACATACAGACTTGGCCCCTGATGTGTTTGGGTCATTATGGGTAATCATGGGTAATGACGTTTGATTTATACAATTATTATTTCGCATTCTTTGGCATCTGCACAAACAGTGATGATAGATGACTATTAAAGCAATagcttgacattttgggaaatattaaTTAGATGATTGATGTTTGTACTCAAAATATGAAACTGCAAatcagcagccggttagcttagcacaaacactggaaacagcaaGCCTGGCCCTGTCCAAAGTAACAAAATCCTCCTTTCAAcaactctaaagctcactaatcaaCATGttagtttaatctgtacaaaaaaaatgaagtataAAAACTACACTTTATGTTACCTCCGGCCTAATTTCCTTGATTTATTGGGTGAATTGTGCACTCAGTTTAACGTTGTGCCACAGAACTCTCTTCAGGAATATGTTAGAGTTCAAAACTAACACAAAAATAATTCATGTGCTGTAAGTTTTTGATGGGTAAACCTAAATGTGTAAATGGGGATGGAAAAAAATCCTGCTGTTAATTTGCTTATTAAGCTGCATGTCAGGAAAAACACCGACTGCAGATCTTCAGTTACAGGAGTATCTCTTTAAAGATTGCAGTGAATTTGGCTAAACTGGTAAAAAACAGATATAAGCCCTGTCCAAACATTTGCATGATGGGATCAGAACAGAAACAGCATATAAAGTGGCCCGAGTCACTTATTTTGGTGGAATTACTAACAAGATGATTAGCAAGAAGATACAATGAACTGCTTCATTTAACGAGTGCTGAATAAGCCGCATTAAAGATGCAGCAATAAATCATTTCGTTTCAAGCACTCAACTGgcatctgtttgtgtctgtgtagatTTGTGTAATTGTCACAATGTCGTACTGAAAGATATGTCTGCAGAAATGTGCCCACTGGCAAATGATTTCACGGTGTTAACAGGTAACTGATCATTCATCTGTTAACAATAATTCTCATTCACGCTCTGGCACAGAATGAGGAAAGCTTTTTAAAACCTGTTTTCAAGATCATTTTGATGTAAAGCTCTGCCTGCAGCCACAGATGTTGCTTCCAAACAGACCAAAATGGTTTAACAGATCAACGCTTATATCCTTTAGAGCTCTGTGTTCTCAATAAAGGGCTAAAAATAGAGtttgctaataataataatgataataatatgatttttttctcatgtatTGCAAGTATTTAAACGTTTAGATTATGACATGGAAAGTTCAAGTTAAGTTTAGCATTttgagttttacattttttctgtattttttgtcGCCACAGCTAACTTTACATTTATAGTTTTTGGACACATTCTGCAAGCCATAAACCACAAACCATGAAAGGCATGATTATCCTTTCTGaccaaaatgttttacatatcACTAAATATAACAGGGGACCTTTAAACAACAACATCCCACctacaacaaaaaaaacgaACAAAGACCAGTTTCATTTTGACCACCTACGATTGTACTGTTTATTCAAAAAGGCAGGCCTACTGCAATCCAAACCACATGAGcgaaaacaaaagaaaaatcaagttAAGGTTAtattcttctcctctctcatgtttaaaaagaaatattttctgCTTATTGGAGATACAAATGACTGGAGGAAGAAAGGAGCTTTACATTTGTTCAGTAGAAATGAGCTGCGTGCGTCTGTGCCTTAATATCAGCTCATGTTTATGGATTCaaactttaacatttaaagaaCTATAACATCTATCcttaaacatttatctgtctCATCTTCTTGTGAAATGGTGGTTTTTTgttgcacagaaaaaaacatcagtatcaACAGTAAAGACTATTAGCAGAAACTGAAACCTGCATTTGAGAAGGAGACGACACTTGAGTTTCTTTTATCTTTAGGagcaagtaagtaagtaaacatGCTAACAATAAATTTAAtgcatatatttgtttttttttatacacgGAAAAACATTAATACAGCATTGATGGGTTGAAACAAGTGAAAGAAAATCACATTAACgatcaaacattaacacagGCAAACTGTGTCATCAGTGTTAATACAGTACATAGTGTTTCATCATTTCTATCAAGTTAAATGTCCTGTGAAGCCAAGACATGTTGCACTCGCTCCTCGTCACTTCCTCTTGCCTCAAAAATCATTATCAagcatttttatgttgttttaatctTCCTCTTTTCCGCTGAAGCGTGTTGGGTCTCGCAGCGTTAGATCCTCTTGTTAACTCTTTTGAATGTCACACCCTTCTCTCCGGGAATTACGCAATTCTAGAGGACAAAAGAGaagttaaaaagacaatttagGATAAATGATAACAAACTACGACTTCTATTCATGTTATTGAAGTTACAATGAGGATTATTATTTAGTGGGTGGTTACTTCTTTTACCATTACAAGCTTATCATCAATGATCTCTGCTGTGAAGAGGTACTGAGGAAACTGTATTGAAATCTTGCCGCCTTCCAAAGTGACAGGAGCCTATAAGGTCATAAGGAGAAAAGGGTCACAGAGGAAATCATCCAATCAGCTCTAAGATATTttcaaatctttattttaaCTCACCTTGAATTTGGAGCCCATCATTGTGTTCAGCTCACATTCCTGTCCTACGGTGAACTTATTGGACCAGGTCCAGTTGGGGATGGTTTGTGTCCAGGTGAAGTCGTTCCCATCCTGAAGCACCTCTGTTACCACTTTGTGGTCTGTCTTGGCGTTGAGAAGCCCTGCGGCAGAGCAAGCGACAttccaaaaacagacatttgacAAGTTGAAGTTAAGCCAGTGACGCCTGATGAGTCACATTTATCTATTTTGTGATATTCATGGTTTTTGtgtattaataaaaaataataaaacatgataCCAATTGCTTCCAGAAACTCCTCATAGTTTTCTTGAGTCTCCAGCTCATATTTCCCAGTGAAAGCCATGTtggtgaaagagaagagaagaagtaAGGAGGGAGTTTATAAGACAAATAGAGAAGAGGAGTGGCCTGCTGCTGAAACTCTTTCCGACCTTTATGAATCACTGCCAACCCtgactcttcttctcctcccacTCATACCAAAACATGTGCCAGTCACACTGTAAGTTGACAGATGTATGTCAAAAAATGACAGTGGTGTCGTCCAAGACAGTTTGTCgcattgtgttttgtgctaCAATGTTGTCATTCGGCAAAAATCCAAAGTATTTTCCCGTGTCTGTTAGCATCAGGTTTTTCCATCAGTTCTGTCATGCTACATGAAATTCAGTTACTTTGCAAGCTGGAACATGTACAGTGTAGAAAAAGACACTACGACCATCGCCCTTTAAACAGAGGTGATTGTAggcatttgattttcttttcttcttcttcaatttTCTCTGAGATTCAGCGCTTATTAAAAAATAAGATCCTTGACTGAAGTCAGCAGCTGTGGTTAAAACATGTGATGCCTCATGTTGGGAAAAGCCTGAAGAGGAACTgcttcaaaaaaacaaacaagaccaaATCAGCAGATAAGCATCAATCACCACAACACTGTATACAATGAATATTAACTGTTACAATTATGGCCTGTGGTCACTGAGAAATCTGTCAGTGCTttggaccaacagtccaaaatccaaaagatatttagtttactatcaaaACCtcccagcaaatattcacatttggcTGCAACCAGTGCATTTTTGTTTACAGACTTACTTAAAAGATGAattgtttttcaaaattgttgtagattaattttctgttgatcaactaatccaTCAATTGACAATTTCAGCTCTAATCCCTGAGAAGACTATTGATTGGTGAGAGTGTGTGCCTGAAAAGTGCTGTAACATGAAACATGGAGCTTTTCAACAGAACCACTTTTCTTTCAGCTGAAATGAGTCAAAGACATTGAAGGCATGAATTATTTAGGCACAAACAAGGcataatcaatttattgttaaCTACAGCCCTGAATCAGGATAAGTTGTACATCTAAGAATATCAATAAGTTGTAGTTGATGTGCAGGTCATTCTTGTCGTAAGTGAACAATGCACTTACTTGTTTCTCTCAGCTAGTAGCAAGCaagttaactttatttatacagcattttTCAAAAGAGAGGTTACAAAGTGATTTATaggaagagaaaagggaaagagCGAGGTAGAGAAGACCTAATATAAAACAAGGTgaaaaaaagccacaaaatCAAGCAAAAGCCAAAGTGTGAAGTGTCAAATGAAAGCTTTCTAGTTGCGGCTACACAGCCCATAATCACTGTTACACTGTAAGATATTGAAGTCTACGCACATGTAGAAGACATTTGTGCAATTGGTTCTCATATTTTTTGTCTCATTAAATAATTATTGATCGATAACACAAAAATGCTCAGTGGGTCAGCCACTCTTTAATCTTTTGTGCTACACGAGAcacatgtctgcatgtgtttaattcaaagtgagaaaaaaatgtgagatTAATATCTTAAATACATTAAAGAGGTTCTGCacacttaaacatgttttttgagctataaactaaattatatggctgtactgtgatgaaacacatcaatgctggtgttaatattgacattgacaccaaatttataaaagtcattttcaataattatttaaattcaATCACTGTaacaacataaatatataaaaacaagaaatacatGAAGCCTGTGCCTGTAATACAGATATGAAGTGACCCTCAGCACCATGTTGTTGGGTTGACTGGAATGACTCAGCGAGAAATCAAGAGTGTTATTAAGCAGATTGAAGGAGAGGTGGTAAAAGCAAtgtgaggaagagaggagaggatgatggTTTTACAGAGTTCAAAGTGGGAGAAATGAGTTGTGCAGGAAGGAACGGGAGAGATGAGACAATAATATCAAGACTTAGATTTGGACTAAACAGAGCACTATTCAAAACAAGTAAACATAATACAGGCAGATGTGACTGCTGTTGGCAAGAAGAAACAGTCGAGCATGTTATGATGCACTGTCAGGAATTTGAGGCAGAAAGAAGGCATCGGATTCAAAACCTCAGAAAGATAAAAGTACACTTTGAACTCAAGAAATGAGTGTTATCAAATTTGATTAAAGATACgagagtttttttgt is a window encoding:
- the LOC122990384 gene encoding gastrotropin-like, which translates into the protein MAFTGKYELETQENYEEFLEAIGLLNAKTDHKVVTEVLQDGNDFTWTQTIPNWTWSNKFTVGQECELNTMMGSKFKAPVTLEGGKISIQFPQYLFTAEIIDDKLVMNCVIPGEKGVTFKRVNKRI